A single region of the Chelmon rostratus isolate fCheRos1 chromosome 5, fCheRos1.pri, whole genome shotgun sequence genome encodes:
- the LOC121607307 gene encoding beta-microseminoprotein-like, with amino-acid sequence MKYLAVTLLLCALVSMANAYCFTMAVKPGMTHCQDKVDETWHAVGSTWRNSECMDCTCSGCCTAYSTPRQFPEDCVSVFDSEACEYKVHKKGDPSVQCPIYAAVGK; translated from the exons ATG AAATATTTGGCTGTGactttgctgctctgtgctctggTGTCCATGGCAAACGCTTATTGCTTCACTATGGCTGTGAAACCag GCATGACCCATTGTCAGGACAAAGTGGATGAAACATGGCATGCCGTTGGATCTACATGGAGAAACAGTGAATGTATGGACTGCACTTGCAGTGGATGTTGTACAGC GTATTCAACCCCCAGACAGTTCCCTGAagactgtgtgtcagtgtttgactCAGAGGCATGTGAATACAAAGTGCACAAGAAGGGCGACCCAAGTGTACAATGTCCAATTTATGCTGCAGTAGGAAAGTGA